The genomic window GACGACCGGGCGTTCCCCGACCCCGACGCGATGCTCGCCCGCCTGCACGACAGGGGCCTGCACACCTGCGTCTGGATCAACCCCTACATCGCGCAGCGCTCGCGGCTCTTCGCCGAGGGCGCGGCGGCCGGGTACCTGGTGAAGAAGGCGAACGGCGACGTCTGGCAGTGGGACATGTGGCAGGCCGGCATGGCGCTGGTCGACTTCACGAACCCGGAGGCGGTGGCCTGGTACCAGGGCCACCTGCGGCAGCTGACCGCGCAGGGCGTCGACTCGTTCAAGACCGACTTCGGCGAGCGGATCCCCACCGACGTGGTGTGGCACGACGGCAGCCACCCGGAGGCGATGCACAACCTCTACGCGCAGCTCTACAACCGCGCGGTGCACGAGGTGCTCGTCGACGAGCGGGGCGAGCGCGACGCGGTCGTGTTCGCCCGCTCGGCGACAGTCGGCGGCCAGACGATGCCCGTGCACTGGGGCGGCGACAACTCGTCGAGCCACGTGTCGATGGCCGAGACGCTGCGCGGCGGCCTGTCGCTGTCGATGGGCGGCTTCGGCTTCTGGGCGCACGACATGGGCGGCTTCGAGGGGCTGCCCGACGCGGGCGTCTTCAAGCGCTGGCTCGCGTTCGGCCTGCTCTCGTCGCACTCGCGCCTGCACGGCTCGAGCTCGTACCGGGTGCCGTGGCTGTTCGACGACGAGGCCGTCGACGTCACGCGGTCGTTCACGAAGCTCAAGCTGTCGCTGATGCCGTACCTGTTCCAGGCGGGCGTCGAGGCCCATGAGAGGGGCATCCCGGTGATGCGGCCGATGGTGCTCGAGTTCGACCGCGACCGCGCCGTGGTGCACGTCGACACGCAGTACATGCTCGGCCCCGACCTGCTCGTCGCGCCTGTCTTCTCGGCCGACGGCAGCGTCGAGGTGTACCTGCCGCACGGCCGTTGGACGAGCTGGTTCACCGGCGAGGTCGTCGAGGGCGGGTCGTGGCGCACCGAGCGGCACGGCTTCGACACCCTGCCGCTGTACGTCCGCGAGGGCGCCGTCGTGCCCGTCGGCGCCCGGGACGACCGACCCGACTACGACTACCTCGACGGGCTCACGCTGCACGTGTTCCCTGGCCCCGACGGCGTGCGCGAGGTCACGGTGACCGACCAGGCGACGGCGTCGCCGACCGTCTTCCGCGTCGAGCGACGAGGAGGCGCGGTGGAGGTGACCGGGCCGGAGGGCGCGACCCTGCCTGCGGTCGTGGTGCGCGCCTCCTAGGCTCGCTCGCCCTGCCGCCGGCCGGGCTGGCCCTCGACCGGGGGCCAGCCCGGGTACGCCGCGACGCCACCGGCCGGGGTACGTGCTGCCGCGTGCCCGCCGAGAGAACCGGCGCGATCATTGTGCTAGTTACGAGAAGCGCGTATATCTCAGGTAACGGGGAACACCAGCACGTCCGACACGTGTGGTCTGGTGCCTCCTCTCCGCAGTCAGGTGCCGCCATGGCCCGCACGACGTCCACCCTCCCCTTCGCGCGGAC from Frigoribacterium sp. PvP032 includes these protein-coding regions:
- the yicI gene encoding alpha-xylosidase, coding for MKFTDGYWEILPGVTALYAQEAHDVWEQDGGLVAYAPTRRIAGRGDTLNRPMLTVSLSSPAEGVIRVRIDHHQGTRGRGGFDLPGDDGSRVGEVSVVDGVGTLTSGALTATVSEGAPWSLEFSSGGERLTGSGHRSVGYVTDASGRSFVHEQLDLGVGEHVYGLGERFGPLVKNGQTVEIWNADGGTSSEQSYKNVPFYLTNKGYGVLVDDPGAVSFEVGTESVERVQFSVEGESLEYLVIAGPTGKDVLERYTALAGRPALVPAWSYGLWLTTSFTTSYDEATVTSFIDGFAERDLPLSAFHFDSFWMREFQWTDFVWDDRAFPDPDAMLARLHDRGLHTCVWINPYIAQRSRLFAEGAAAGYLVKKANGDVWQWDMWQAGMALVDFTNPEAVAWYQGHLRQLTAQGVDSFKTDFGERIPTDVVWHDGSHPEAMHNLYAQLYNRAVHEVLVDERGERDAVVFARSATVGGQTMPVHWGGDNSSSHVSMAETLRGGLSLSMGGFGFWAHDMGGFEGLPDAGVFKRWLAFGLLSSHSRLHGSSSYRVPWLFDDEAVDVTRSFTKLKLSLMPYLFQAGVEAHERGIPVMRPMVLEFDRDRAVVHVDTQYMLGPDLLVAPVFSADGSVEVYLPHGRWTSWFTGEVVEGGSWRTERHGFDTLPLYVREGAVVPVGARDDRPDYDYLDGLTLHVFPGPDGVREVTVTDQATASPTVFRVERRGGAVEVTGPEGATLPAVVVRAS